In Sinorhizobium fredii, one DNA window encodes the following:
- a CDS encoding thymidylate synthase produces MSNRYRNISFAAAGSFEEIMEKGDQVTVRGQLTREILNQVTVLDRPLERFLFLPGRLNDCFAQIAESIWVLAGRNDVDWLTHYLPRAPDFSDDRKTWRAGYGPRLRRWRESVDQVDEVRKLLVDDRTTRRAVMSLFDPGLDYVNSKDIPCNNWIGWLIRDGRLNMSIAIRSNDAMWGFSGANAFEWSVLHELMARWTGTEVGSATFFAASFHLYERHFNTAPSIVSRFHGISPYDFDIPRLPLSVSWSDLADRLAHWFELEQRIRTAPGEVIAELQLFDDRFLRGALEVLRLKWLEPQLTDTELAAEMANLDESDMVAATYQHLGRRRPALLRRMKHTKISSFFSAFEAER; encoded by the coding sequence ATGTCTAACAGATATAGGAACATCAGCTTCGCCGCGGCTGGCAGTTTTGAGGAAATCATGGAGAAGGGGGACCAGGTCACTGTTCGTGGTCAATTAACCCGCGAAATCCTCAATCAAGTCACCGTCCTGGACCGGCCATTGGAACGCTTCTTGTTCCTTCCCGGCCGCTTGAACGACTGCTTTGCACAAATAGCCGAGTCAATCTGGGTTCTGGCCGGCCGAAATGACGTCGATTGGCTCACCCACTACCTGCCACGTGCGCCCGACTTCTCCGATGATAGAAAAACATGGCGAGCAGGATACGGGCCGAGGTTGCGTCGGTGGCGCGAAAGTGTCGATCAGGTCGATGAAGTTCGAAAATTGCTTGTCGATGACCGGACCACCCGCCGAGCGGTCATGAGCTTGTTCGATCCTGGACTCGACTACGTCAACAGCAAGGATATTCCGTGCAATAACTGGATCGGCTGGCTTATACGCGATGGCCGCCTCAATATGAGCATCGCCATACGCAGCAACGATGCAATGTGGGGCTTTTCCGGCGCGAATGCCTTTGAGTGGAGCGTGCTGCATGAACTGATGGCGAGATGGACTGGCACCGAGGTCGGGTCCGCGACCTTTTTCGCCGCGTCGTTCCATCTTTACGAACGCCACTTCAATACTGCGCCGTCCATCGTCTCAAGGTTTCATGGTATCTCGCCGTACGATTTTGATATTCCGCGGCTGCCGCTCTCAGTCAGCTGGTCTGATCTTGCCGACCGATTGGCGCACTGGTTCGAGTTGGAGCAAAGAATCAGAACTGCGCCCGGGGAGGTAATTGCAGAACTACAACTCTTCGATGATCGCTTTCTACGCGGGGCCTTAGAGGTTCTTCGACTAAAATGGCTCGAACCGCAATTGACGGATACCGAATTGGCTGCGGAGATGGCCAACTTAGATGAAAGCGATATGGTGGCGGCTACCTATCAGCACCTTGGTCGACGTCGGCCCGCGTTGCTTCGCAGGATGAAGCACACCAAGATTTCATCGTTCTTTTCTGCATTCGAGGCAGAAAGGTGA
- a CDS encoding site-specific integrase, with product MIKQHRTADSNSQALHRRAEELDALDAILPFDRRDQLAALLTDDDVATLKHLASEGMGGNTLKALASDLGYLEAWCRLATGSPLPWPAPEALLLKFVAHHLWDPVKRAEEPAHGMPADVEAGLRCEGLLRAKGPHAPGTVRRRLTSWSILTRWRGLSGAFGAPSLKSALRLAVKASSRPRQRKSKNAVTGDVLAKLLATCAGDRLVNRRDMALLLTAFASGGRRRSEVAGLRVEDLNDDEPVHADPADKTSPPLPCLSIRLGRTKTTTSDDDEHVLLIGRPVAALKRWLEDAGIKDGPVFRRIDQWGNVDRRALTPQSINLILKTRCKQAGLDPVLFSAHGLRSGYLTEAANRGIPLPEAMQQSLHKSVTQAASYYNNAERKNGRAARLII from the coding sequence ATGATCAAGCAACATAGAACGGCGGATTCAAACAGCCAGGCGCTGCATCGCCGCGCCGAAGAACTCGACGCGCTCGACGCCATCCTGCCCTTCGACCGGCGCGACCAGCTCGCCGCGCTGCTCACCGACGACGACGTCGCGACACTGAAACATCTCGCCAGTGAGGGCATGGGCGGAAATACGCTCAAAGCGCTCGCCTCCGATCTCGGCTATCTCGAGGCCTGGTGCCGGCTTGCGACCGGTTCTCCCCTCCCCTGGCCGGCGCCGGAAGCGCTGCTGCTGAAGTTCGTCGCCCATCACCTCTGGGATCCGGTCAAACGCGCCGAGGAACCGGCGCACGGTATGCCGGCAGATGTCGAGGCCGGATTGCGGTGCGAGGGGCTGCTCAGGGCCAAGGGCCCGCACGCGCCGGGCACGGTGCGCCGGCGGTTGACCTCCTGGTCGATCCTCACCCGCTGGCGCGGACTTAGCGGTGCCTTCGGCGCGCCATCGCTAAAGAGCGCGCTTAGGCTCGCTGTGAAAGCCAGCAGCCGGCCGCGACAGCGCAAGAGCAAAAACGCTGTCACCGGCGACGTGCTCGCCAAGCTTCTGGCCACCTGCGCCGGCGATCGGCTGGTCAATCGGCGCGATATGGCGCTGCTTCTGACCGCCTTTGCCTCCGGCGGCCGCCGCCGTTCCGAAGTGGCGGGACTGCGCGTCGAAGATCTCAACGACGATGAACCCGTACACGCCGATCCGGCCGACAAGACGTCCCCTCCCCTGCCCTGCCTGTCGATCCGCCTCGGCCGCACCAAGACGACCACGAGCGACGACGACGAACACGTTCTCTTGATCGGCCGGCCAGTGGCCGCATTGAAACGATGGCTGGAGGACGCCGGGATAAAGGATGGACCGGTATTCCGACGCATCGACCAATGGGGCAACGTCGATCGGCGGGCGCTGACGCCGCAATCGATCAACCTGATCCTGAAAACCCGTTGCAAACAGGCCGGCCTCGACCCGGTGCTGTTTTCGGCGCATGGCCTGAGATCCGGTTACTTGACCGAGGCTGCCAACCGCGGCATTCCGCTCCCCGAAGCGATGCAGCAGTCGCTGCACAAATCAGTGACGCAGGCAGCGAGCTATTACAACAACGCAGAACGAAAGAATGGACGAGCGGCCAGGCTGATCATTTAG
- the acpS gene encoding holo-ACP synthase — translation MTVLGHGIDLVDVEEIAALLKLSDDFLNRCFSNAERERLLEIVANAERIAARFAVKEAVLKALGRGFGNGFSFQDVEVFNHQSGAPFVVLHGRVRELSDSLGVSNWLVSLSHDGGKAIASVIAT, via the coding sequence TTGACAGTATTGGGACATGGGATTGATCTTGTCGACGTCGAGGAGATCGCAGCACTCCTAAAGCTGTCTGACGACTTTCTCAACCGATGCTTTTCTAATGCTGAACGTGAACGCCTGCTCGAAATAGTGGCCAACGCCGAGCGCATTGCAGCGCGGTTTGCGGTGAAGGAGGCCGTCCTTAAGGCCCTCGGAAGAGGGTTTGGCAATGGTTTTTCGTTTCAAGATGTCGAAGTGTTCAACCATCAGTCTGGAGCGCCATTTGTAGTCCTTCACGGCCGAGTCCGCGAACTATCCGACAGCCTCGGCGTGAGCAACTGGTTAGTGAGTCTCAGCCACGATGGCGGAAAAGCAATCGCCAGCGTCATTGCCACCTAA
- a CDS encoding ImmA/IrrE family metallo-endopeptidase: MKLRSENTMPDRNALANQAMTASIAARTKAGLNLVNPICIYALCKAHQVQVRFNNINMEGMYQRGTPSRIHLSARRPLPRRAFNCAHELGHHVFGHGSSIDELREDAKENPWEDPKEFLADSFAGFVLMPTLGMRQAFAKRGWKPDSATPLQIFQIACEFGVGYTTLITHLSQSLNMLSRPRGTVLKKQKPAAIRAALLGSLSAEPLVIVDTAWSTSVVDVEVGMSLLLPTDCEPDNEAIAFVTNLPEGRLFEARYPGIVRVIQPDTGWAVFVRIARKQYVGLAEFRHLEEDTDE; the protein is encoded by the coding sequence ATGAAGCTCAGGAGCGAAAATACGATGCCGGATCGCAATGCTTTGGCAAACCAGGCCATGACGGCGTCGATTGCCGCTCGCACCAAAGCTGGACTGAACCTGGTCAATCCGATCTGCATCTATGCACTTTGCAAGGCGCATCAGGTTCAGGTGCGTTTCAACAATATCAACATGGAAGGCATGTATCAGCGAGGCACACCTTCGCGGATACATCTCTCGGCGCGTCGTCCCCTTCCGCGGCGGGCCTTCAATTGTGCCCATGAGCTCGGTCACCACGTTTTCGGGCATGGTTCGTCGATCGACGAATTGCGTGAAGACGCGAAGGAAAATCCATGGGAGGATCCGAAAGAGTTTCTGGCGGACAGCTTCGCTGGTTTTGTCCTAATGCCGACCCTTGGCATGCGCCAAGCTTTCGCAAAGCGCGGTTGGAAGCCGGACTCGGCGACACCGCTCCAGATCTTCCAGATTGCCTGCGAATTCGGGGTTGGATACACGACGCTGATCACCCACCTTTCGCAGTCCTTGAACATGCTCTCGCGCCCACGGGGGACTGTCTTGAAGAAGCAGAAGCCTGCAGCGATCCGGGCGGCTCTGCTTGGATCATTGTCTGCCGAGCCGCTCGTCATCGTCGACACTGCCTGGAGCACTTCTGTCGTCGACGTTGAAGTCGGTATGAGCCTTCTTCTGCCCACCGATTGCGAACCAGATAATGAAGCAATCGCCTTCGTCACGAATCTGCCCGAGGGTCGCCTTTTTGAAGCGCGCTATCCTGGTATCGTCAGAGTCATCCAGCCCGATACCGGCTGGGCGGTCTTTGTGCGCATTGCCCGGAAGCAATATGTAGGATTGGCCGAGTTTCGTCACCTCGAGGAGGACACCGATGAGTAA
- a CDS encoding dCTP deaminase domain-containing protein, with the protein MAFWSSQTLESRLSELVGGTGSPKVDCNSIELTVGREVYVTPNLTDIYTTTKQQLQHEQAFQIPPGQFAFLLTEETVKVPPTAMAFISMKATFKMRGLINVSGFHVDPGWSGPLVFAVFNAGPSPVHLQRGLPLFLIWYAELDHPSEKRKSQPGSTSIPPSFISSLTGGNDTLHALDQRLKDGVKKLEDEDKRLDQRLHELRNAQTKNTVILTVLTTIVVGLIGFAFRESILSMMPLRSQAATNITAQPLPAPSEVQSREN; encoded by the coding sequence ATGGCATTTTGGAGCAGCCAGACACTCGAAAGCCGCCTCAGCGAACTAGTAGGCGGGACAGGGTCACCCAAGGTTGACTGCAATTCCATCGAGTTGACGGTTGGACGAGAAGTCTATGTCACGCCCAATCTCACCGACATCTATACCACTACAAAACAGCAGCTGCAGCACGAACAAGCCTTTCAAATCCCCCCGGGTCAGTTTGCGTTCCTGCTCACTGAAGAGACCGTGAAAGTCCCACCGACGGCAATGGCTTTCATTTCCATGAAGGCGACATTTAAGATGCGGGGCTTAATCAACGTGTCCGGATTTCACGTCGATCCAGGTTGGAGCGGCCCATTGGTATTCGCCGTGTTCAATGCTGGACCTTCGCCCGTTCATCTGCAACGTGGCCTACCCCTGTTCCTGATTTGGTACGCCGAACTCGATCACCCCTCCGAAAAACGGAAGAGCCAACCCGGCTCCACTTCGATACCTCCAAGCTTCATCAGCAGCCTAACAGGCGGGAATGATACGCTGCATGCGCTTGATCAACGACTAAAGGACGGCGTCAAGAAGCTAGAAGACGAGGATAAGAGACTCGACCAGCGCCTTCATGAACTAAGGAATGCACAGACAAAAAATACGGTGATTCTTACAGTGTTGACCACTATCGTGGTCGGATTGATCGGGTTTGCATTTAGAGAGTCAATTCTGTCTATGATGCCACTGCGATCACAGGCAGCGACGAATATCACGGCGCAGCCACTCCCTGCCCCCTCGGAAGTACAATCACGCGAAAACTAG
- a CDS encoding nucleotide kinase domain-containing protein has protein sequence MTFQHLSPLKVTAAYESYWRFAAERQNIFFKRVKGTPQPWTRNSVLSTYKFTNAYRASDRVSQYLIRNVIYRDDLPNSNAEVFFRIILFKLFNKIETWRLLEAELRSVIYSDYNFERYCDVLGRAMQRGETIYSAAYIMPPGSSAFGYPTKHQNHLRLLEEMMKDQLPEKMEDASSMQSAFELFRGYPTIGDFLAYQFATDINYSTITNFSEMDFVIPGPGARDGLRKCFVDFGGLNEPELIRFVADKQEEEFERLGINFPSLWGRRLQLIDCQNLFCEIDKFSRVAHPEIAGRTGRTRIKQKFSQTFEPIAFFYPPKWGLNERIQAGAFPNEVSDDPIEPII, from the coding sequence ATCACTTTCCAGCATCTCAGCCCGCTCAAGGTGACGGCCGCGTATGAGAGTTACTGGCGGTTTGCGGCGGAACGCCAGAATATCTTTTTTAAGCGCGTAAAAGGTACACCCCAGCCTTGGACGCGCAATTCTGTGCTGTCGACCTATAAGTTTACGAATGCCTATCGAGCGTCGGACCGCGTCAGCCAATATTTGATCCGCAACGTGATCTATCGCGATGACCTGCCGAATTCGAACGCTGAAGTGTTCTTCCGAATCATCTTGTTCAAGCTTTTCAACAAAATCGAAACCTGGAGGCTGCTTGAGGCCGAGCTTAGATCAGTGATCTATTCAGACTACAATTTCGAACGCTATTGCGATGTTCTGGGACGCGCCATGCAGCGTGGCGAAACCATTTACTCCGCCGCTTACATCATGCCGCCGGGAAGCTCTGCCTTCGGCTATCCAACTAAGCATCAGAACCATTTGCGGCTGCTGGAAGAGATGATGAAGGACCAACTTCCGGAAAAAATGGAGGACGCAAGCTCGATGCAGTCCGCCTTTGAGCTTTTCCGAGGATACCCGACGATTGGCGATTTTCTCGCTTACCAGTTCGCGACCGACATCAACTACAGCACGATCACGAATTTTTCGGAGATGGACTTCGTCATTCCCGGTCCAGGAGCCCGCGATGGCCTCCGCAAGTGCTTCGTGGACTTCGGCGGGTTGAATGAGCCGGAGCTCATAAGATTCGTCGCTGACAAGCAAGAAGAAGAGTTCGAGCGCCTTGGTATCAACTTCCCTTCCCTATGGGGGCGGCGATTGCAGCTTATTGACTGCCAGAATCTGTTTTGCGAGATCGACAAATTCTCTCGCGTCGCTCATCCCGAAATTGCCGGAAGGACCGGCCGCACGCGTATTAAGCAGAAGTTCAGCCAGACCTTTGAGCCAATCGCGTTCTTTTACCCACCGAAATGGGGTCTCAACGAACGGATCCAGGCAGGTGCTTTTCCCAATGAGGTCTCGGACGACCCTATCGAGCCAATCATCTAA
- a CDS encoding OST-HTH/LOTUS domain-containing protein: MSRRTKDARELSAGLPQVRVHRKPAPSSHQGEQSTASAEKPLQPVSAAVPLIEKVLSQEETEDGWVNLGTVGKQLLNLAPDFDPRTFGFRKLSDLVRKSKQREVKQAEGGPISIRLKQRRKS; encoded by the coding sequence ATGTCTCGGCGAACAAAAGACGCCAGAGAGCTTTCGGCAGGCCTGCCGCAGGTTCGTGTACACCGAAAACCTGCTCCCTCGAGCCATCAAGGTGAGCAGAGCACCGCCTCGGCCGAAAAGCCGCTGCAGCCGGTGAGCGCGGCCGTGCCGCTGATCGAAAAGGTGCTCTCGCAGGAGGAAACCGAGGATGGATGGGTGAATCTCGGCACTGTGGGTAAGCAATTGCTCAACCTGGCGCCGGACTTTGACCCACGTACGTTCGGCTTCCGCAAACTCAGCGATCTTGTCCGGAAGTCAAAACAACGCGAGGTGAAGCAGGCCGAGGGAGGTCCCATCAGTATTCGGCTGAAGCAACGCCGAAAAAGCTAG
- a CDS encoding antitoxin Xre-like helix-turn-helix domain-containing protein produces MLAFENVADVLGLPTKEAAARSPLGLITRIEGGLPVAALERVVHLLAPNDSQFKYRLVPKATYERRKVTHRLSPDEGMRVARLARVWNLALDVWQSEEEGRDFLFRPHPMLEDKRPIDVVIQSEIGAELVLEILASLKYGSAA; encoded by the coding sequence ATGCTTGCGTTTGAGAATGTTGCCGACGTCCTTGGCCTGCCAACGAAAGAAGCGGCGGCGCGTTCTCCGCTTGGGCTGATTACGCGTATCGAGGGCGGCCTGCCGGTCGCTGCGTTGGAGCGGGTCGTCCATCTTCTGGCTCCAAATGACAGTCAATTCAAGTATCGGCTTGTACCAAAGGCGACCTACGAACGGCGGAAGGTTACGCATCGGCTTTCACCGGATGAGGGGATGCGCGTCGCGCGCCTGGCCAGGGTCTGGAACCTGGCACTGGATGTTTGGCAGAGTGAGGAGGAGGGGCGTGATTTCCTGTTTCGGCCTCACCCGATGCTTGAGGACAAACGTCCGATTGATGTGGTCATTCAGAGTGAAATCGGTGCCGAACTCGTCTTGGAAATTCTTGCGAGCCTGAAATACGGCAGCGCTGCGTGA
- a CDS encoding RES family NAD+ phosphorylase — MTPQILDRTLSAFRMGDPQGTYPIFDATGSTIAPGRWNTPSSPIIYSSEHYSTAVLEKLVHGSGRLPPNQHYVEITIPRGLTYEVFSPPDLPGWDAMPPTASKRFGERWCLEQRSAILLVPSVVARVDRNILINPAHPEFREIQISLHQPVYWDRRLFGP; from the coding sequence GTGACGCCTCAGATTCTCGATCGCACGCTGTCGGCATTTCGAATGGGTGACCCACAGGGGACCTATCCGATATTCGACGCCACGGGCTCGACCATAGCCCCCGGAAGATGGAACACGCCCTCAAGTCCGATCATTTACAGCAGCGAACACTATTCGACTGCGGTACTCGAAAAGCTGGTACATGGTAGCGGTCGATTGCCGCCGAATCAGCATTACGTGGAGATCACGATACCGCGCGGGTTGACCTATGAGGTCTTCTCGCCGCCGGATCTCCCAGGCTGGGATGCGATGCCGCCAACGGCAAGCAAAAGGTTCGGAGAGCGATGGTGCCTCGAACAGCGGAGCGCAATTTTGCTCGTTCCGAGTGTTGTAGCCCGGGTTGACCGGAACATCTTGATAAATCCGGCTCATCCGGAGTTCCGCGAAATCCAGATCAGTCTTCATCAGCCCGTTTATTGGGATCGGCGTCTTTTCGGGCCGTGA
- a CDS encoding helix-turn-helix domain-containing protein: MTDNPTELRAQLAERLKEARKLAGLSQGQVAKLLGLHRPSVSELEAGNRRVSAEELSQLAELYDVSVAWLMGEVPDTVDAADPRLQLAARELTKLKPDDLERLLKLLAAMRDDTSDAKEQ, from the coding sequence ATGACAGACAACCCGACCGAACTCCGCGCACAACTGGCCGAACGTCTGAAGGAAGCGCGCAAGCTCGCAGGGCTTTCGCAAGGCCAGGTCGCGAAACTCCTGGGGCTGCATCGCCCCTCCGTATCGGAGCTTGAAGCCGGCAATCGGCGTGTATCGGCCGAAGAGCTGTCGCAACTGGCCGAGCTCTATGACGTGAGCGTCGCCTGGTTGATGGGAGAAGTTCCCGATACGGTGGACGCGGCCGACCCGAGATTGCAACTTGCGGCGCGCGAGCTGACCAAATTGAAGCCTGATGATCTTGAGCGTCTGCTGAAGCTGCTTGCGGCGATGCGTGACGATACGTCTGACGCGAAGGAACAGTAA
- a CDS encoding thymidylate synthase has translation MSKSNSIAMEPFIVNETSVSRAYARVLLRVAQGRGKEVSPLVLSVSEFEKEDDKLRKSLDTLLQSKGKCVVEDVAYTIFPERLWQMAQGDRAKLFSFYKMAFPAYQAMNRTANGRGLYFERMMMYGRGPCDGNQLEYVISQYDGRDGVRDSMMQVTTFDPERDHTPSAQLGFPCLQHVTFVPTKSGLVLNAFYATQQIFDKAYGNYLGLKQLGEFMAHELEMPFVRLNVSVGVAKLERISKTDIGLIPVIAAAEVAISKPQELGTAGQNLHLAAAVD, from the coding sequence ATGAGTAAGTCGAACAGCATCGCAATGGAGCCGTTCATCGTCAACGAGACGAGCGTCTCGCGTGCGTATGCGAGGGTTCTGCTTCGTGTCGCCCAGGGACGCGGCAAGGAAGTCAGCCCCTTGGTTTTGTCGGTTTCGGAATTCGAGAAGGAAGACGACAAGCTCCGAAAGTCGCTCGACACCTTGTTGCAGAGCAAAGGCAAGTGCGTTGTGGAGGACGTGGCATACACGATCTTCCCAGAACGTCTTTGGCAGATGGCGCAGGGTGATCGTGCCAAGCTTTTCAGTTTCTACAAGATGGCCTTTCCGGCCTATCAGGCCATGAACCGCACCGCGAATGGCCGGGGTCTGTATTTCGAGAGGATGATGATGTACGGGCGGGGTCCGTGCGACGGCAATCAGCTTGAGTATGTTATTTCGCAGTATGATGGGCGTGACGGAGTTCGCGACTCTATGATGCAGGTGACGACGTTTGACCCGGAGCGCGATCATACGCCCAGCGCCCAGCTTGGTTTCCCGTGCCTCCAGCATGTGACTTTCGTTCCGACGAAGAGTGGCCTTGTGCTCAATGCTTTCTATGCAACTCAGCAGATCTTCGACAAAGCCTATGGCAACTACCTTGGGCTCAAACAACTCGGCGAGTTTATGGCGCATGAACTGGAAATGCCGTTTGTCCGCCTCAACGTTTCCGTCGGGGTAGCAAAGCTCGAGCGAATCTCTAAGACGGACATCGGGTTGATACCTGTCATCGCGGCTGCTGAGGTCGCAATCAGCAAACCACAAGAATTGGGAACTGCGGGGCAAAATCTGCATCTTGCCGCAGCAGTGGATTGA
- a CDS encoding type II toxin-antitoxin system VapC family toxin — MVIDTSAIVAVAFNEPEAETYEQKVVDAPRRFMSAATLLELTIVIEARLGEAGTAELDLWLHKAGVEIVAVDAEQIAVARRAWRSYGKGRHPAGLNYGDCFSYALAKTRSETLLYKGDDFSRTDIEAA, encoded by the coding sequence ATGGTCATCGACACGTCAGCGATTGTCGCCGTCGCCTTTAATGAGCCGGAAGCGGAAACCTACGAGCAAAAGGTCGTCGACGCTCCGCGACGCTTTATGTCGGCCGCGACACTGCTGGAACTCACCATTGTGATCGAGGCGCGCCTCGGCGAGGCAGGGACCGCAGAGCTCGATCTATGGCTCCATAAGGCGGGTGTTGAAATCGTCGCCGTTGACGCGGAACAGATTGCGGTGGCAAGGCGAGCCTGGCGCAGCTACGGCAAAGGCAGACATCCGGCCGGTCTGAACTATGGCGACTGTTTCTCCTATGCGCTGGCCAAGACGCGCAGTGAAACGCTGCTCTATAAAGGCGATGATTTCTCGCGCACGGACATCGAGGCGGCATGA
- a CDS encoding DUF2934 domain-containing protein, whose protein sequence is MKTKEELIRKRPYELWERAGRPEGDGLEYWFQAAKEIEAIGINAVLGEPDERGTAAKPKKAPKSAVRKQPDSAAPLKRRTVSKTSG, encoded by the coding sequence ATGAAGACCAAGGAAGAACTGATCAGGAAGCGGCCCTATGAGCTCTGGGAGAGAGCAGGGCGCCCGGAGGGCGACGGTCTTGAGTACTGGTTTCAAGCCGCGAAGGAAATCGAGGCGATAGGGATAAATGCGGTTCTTGGCGAACCCGATGAACGGGGAACTGCCGCTAAACCGAAAAAAGCGCCGAAATCCGCGGTGAGGAAGCAGCCAGACAGTGCAGCGCCACTGAAAAGACGCACCGTTTCCAAAACCAGCGGCTAA
- a CDS encoding nucleoside triphosphate pyrophosphohydrolase family protein yields the protein MDFRAYQVEALRTDVSAAAGKDGPDALVVPMLGLAGEAGHLLSEYKKHLRDGGAHKLFKDRVCEELGDLLWYLANVASKFDLDLDDVATFNLVKVRERWDVAGNRRLAFDGTCIETERLPRQMDVLFKEVLIDGRPMVEISVNGERIGSPLGDNAYDADGYRFHDVFHLAYAAILGWSPNLRAFLKCKRKSQPLLDEVEDGGRARILEEAIVALTFDYARDHSFLAGIDQVDYGLLKTIKSMVGHLEVGHCSLADWENAIFKGFEIWRQMFANRGGLVHIDIDEGIIAYKAPADGGDEERHKATGLGGNDAGDCFSAIVAETH from the coding sequence ATGGACTTTAGAGCCTATCAAGTTGAAGCGCTTCGCACCGACGTTTCGGCCGCAGCTGGAAAAGACGGCCCTGACGCCTTGGTCGTGCCGATGCTTGGGTTGGCCGGCGAGGCTGGCCACCTCCTGAGCGAATATAAGAAGCACCTTCGTGACGGAGGAGCGCATAAGCTTTTCAAAGACCGGGTATGTGAAGAATTGGGCGATCTGCTGTGGTATCTCGCCAACGTCGCGAGCAAGTTTGATCTCGACCTCGACGATGTCGCCACGTTCAATCTCGTCAAGGTTCGAGAGCGCTGGGATGTAGCCGGTAATCGTAGGCTAGCGTTCGATGGCACTTGTATCGAGACTGAGCGGCTTCCTCGGCAGATGGATGTCCTATTCAAAGAGGTTTTGATCGATGGGCGTCCGATGGTCGAAATATCGGTTAACGGTGAGCGCATTGGCTCGCCGCTCGGCGATAATGCTTATGATGCCGATGGGTACCGTTTCCACGACGTATTCCATTTAGCGTATGCAGCCATTCTTGGCTGGTCGCCCAACCTGCGGGCATTTTTGAAGTGCAAACGAAAGAGCCAGCCGCTGCTGGACGAGGTTGAGGATGGAGGACGTGCGCGGATCCTGGAGGAGGCCATTGTAGCTCTGACCTTCGACTATGCGCGCGACCATAGTTTCCTGGCCGGCATCGATCAAGTTGACTACGGCCTTCTGAAAACGATCAAGAGCATGGTCGGCCATCTTGAGGTCGGGCACTGCTCTCTCGCTGACTGGGAGAACGCGATCTTCAAAGGGTTTGAGATTTGGAGGCAGATGTTCGCAAACAGGGGCGGCCTAGTTCACATCGATATTGACGAGGGCATCATCGCTTACAAGGCGCCCGCCGACGGTGGAGACGAGGAGAGGCATAAAGCTACTGGCTTAGGTGGCAATGACGCTGGCGATTGCTTTTCCGCCATCGTGGCTGAGACTCACTAA
- a CDS encoding type II toxin-antitoxin system VapB family antitoxin → MALSIKDLETERLAKALAEKTGETITLATRRALEERLRRLANAGNRDVLLEELAASRKRWAKLPVLDNRSADEILGYDENGLPN, encoded by the coding sequence ATGGCGCTCAGCATCAAAGATCTGGAGACCGAACGTCTCGCAAAGGCGTTGGCCGAGAAAACCGGTGAAACCATCACCCTGGCAACCCGCCGGGCACTCGAGGAACGGCTTCGGCGCCTCGCAAACGCCGGAAATCGCGATGTCCTTCTCGAGGAGCTTGCTGCCAGCCGCAAGCGTTGGGCCAAGTTACCGGTTCTCGACAACCGCTCCGCCGACGAGATCTTGGGGTATGACGAAAACGGGCTCCCCAACTGA